Below is a genomic region from Trichoderma asperellum chromosome 2, complete sequence.
ATCTGTTTGAATCCTATTCTGCAACCGCTCTTTCCATAAAACTCGAAGTACTTCCTCTACAGAGACTATATTCATCATCTTGCTGGCCTCCCTCATGCTCTTGAGTTTCGCCACACACAGTGTCATGTCCACCTCAGAGTTCAGTTCAGCACCAGCCAGGAATAGAACCGGAGTCAGAACAGAGACCACCGCACTGGTCGGGGTTATTCTGGAAACAGTGCACATGATTTGCGATGCTATATGTGGTAAACAATACGATCGGCTGGAATATCGCCGATAGAGCAGAATTAGCGCCGCAAGACGATGACAATCAGCAAGTGCGATCAGATCCAAACGGGTGTTGAGGTCTAAAGTCGATGCCATTTCATCGTCGTACTGCCAGTTTGAAAGGTCAGCTTCAAGCTTGAGAAACTCAGGCGCATCCATGCCAATGAACTGCGAATCTCGACTGGGCAAATCTCTCAGCCGAGTAATGATGCCAAACAAACCCCTGGACAACCCAAGGAGGCAATCAACGCCTTGAGCGACGTTTTCGCCCTGAAGAAATTCCAAGGGAGGGATGGCCGCCGTCGCAACCGCCCGGCCCAACAGATCCTGCGTCCGTGGTGCCGAGAGAGTTGCGGCGCAGTCTCTAAAGAGACCGCTTCTATTCAACAGATGCGCTCGCGTGTCTGGGTCCAGCACATCCTCCATGATGAGAGCCATCACATCGTGATATAAAAAGTGTCTGTGAACGCAATCCATCTCCCATGCACTCCATTTTTTCGCCGCCGTTGTTGGGTATGTTTGAAGCAATTGCCGTACGCAGTTGACCCGTTGCATCCATCTCAGACCTCGACCTCCTGCTTGAGTCTCTAGCCCAATCAGGAGCAAGAGGACGACAACAACCTCAAGCGTGAACTCTCCCGATTCTGAGCGTTCGGGCCGCTCCGTATGTTCTGTTATGAACTCACGCGctcgctgctggcgctggatggCCATTGAGCTGAGCTCACGGGACTTTTCTGGTTCGCGTACTGACTTTGCAAGATGAGCCGCAGCACAGGCGATGATGGCATCCATGACCCCGGTGCAATGGAAGGCCATGGGAATGTATAGAGACGTGAAAAAGTTGGATGATGACTGGACGACGGTTACTTGAGGAATGAAGGCATGGATGTAGTAGGTCAACAAGTGGCGCTCGAGAGAAGCTTCGGCAGGGCTGGACCGACGTCCAGACGTTGTTTCAACGGCCAAACTCCTTGGTACGCTTCCATGTGCAGTCGTCGATGCTGTCGGATATGCATCTGCTGCCCAACCAACGTCGACATTGCCGGCCTGAGAACTGAACAGTTCCAGATCCGCGGGGGCTGTAGTCGCCGCATCCCGGCTTCTTGGAGCCTTTGCTGCACTGCTGGATCCTGGAATCTGAAGCTTGTCTGGCCACCGGCATTCGGCGTTGAGACGGGTGCAAGTGCGACAAACGGGACGATGAGCGTCGCAACGCTTCCGGCGGGCACGGCAGGTGAGGCAGCCTTGACGGCTTCGCGGA
It encodes:
- a CDS encoding uncharacterized protein (EggNog:ENOG41), giving the protein MDTPDLYSLFDLDGAFSLQSECDAFLQTPETTTSPVAHPARTPEQDAIPQQRQRRYAPRSRQGCLTCRARRKRCDAHRPVCRTCTRLNAECRWPDKLQIPGSSSAAKAPRSRDAATTAPADLELFSSQAGNVDVGWAADAYPTASTTAHGSVPRSLAVETTSGRRSSPAEASLERHLLTYYIHAFIPQVTVVQSSSNFFTSLYIPMAFHCTGVMDAIIACAAAHLAKSVREPEKSRELSSMAIQRQQRAREFITEHTERPERSESGEFTLEVVVVLLLLIGLETQAGGRGLRWMQRVNCVRQLLQTYPTTAAKKWSAWEMDCVHRHFLYHDVMALIMEDVLDPDTRAHLLNRSGLFRDCAATLSAPRTQDLLGRAVATAAIPPLEFLQGENVAQGVDCLLGLSRGLFGIITRLRDLPSRDSQFIGMDAPEFLKLEADLSNWQYDDEMASTLDLNTRLDLIALADCHRLAALILLYRRYSSRSYCLPHIASQIMCTVSRITPTSAVVSVLTPVLFLAGAELNSEVDMTLCVAKLKSMREASKMMNIVSVEEVLRVLWKERLQNRIQTDWLEILRARRWTFSLG